One genomic region from Reichenbachiella ulvae encodes:
- a CDS encoding TonB-dependent receptor — MRISLLFVLLCCQAHLMAQTLSGVVRDGQGQALPGATILLTDSGKGTAADIDGKFQLLNLKDGKYKLRVSAIGFDPKETVIEVVNGNVSPLRVQLTESSTSLEEVVVTGKSEATLIREQAYAVSVVEAKKLKNSSADVNQILNRVSGINIRQNGGMGSNFNLSLNGLSGNRVRTFINGIPMDYFGSSLSLNNFPANLISSIEIYKGAVPIHLSSDALGGSINIVTDSRPVNFLDVSYSLGSFNTHIAAINGQWHEPKTGLTFRVKSFYNHSDNDYPIDIRLLDEESGKLDDNYSEVTRFHDAYDSRMIWAEGGLMDKSWADELMIGVVFSDNYKELQQDPFATGTSSFPVGEATNQSDIKIVNFSYRKKNLGIRNLNVRSYVVYSDANQEKTDISTYKYSWDGSFIEDAHPTTGELGRKSHFFLNRKNVLANLNAEYEINPHHNVSLNYSLNRLELVGSDEFQPQNNTQFSTPNTMNKQVMGAAYTNKALDDRLSTTIFAKQYFYHLQSNNSSYSEDEINSFDTRNNKTGFGLASTFFIHPGLQIKASYERANRFPESLEMYGDGVSTIPNPELIPEISDNYNLGVRINSSKAKLNGYVAEVNLFVRNSQDYIRFEPRMNRSYYVNDKSVLASGVDLAFNYSWREKLNIGLGGTYLDLRNNDEESALYQDRLPNEPFLFGNLIISYSVQNVFSQANQLTLMNINRYVHDFYLKWPSVASQGKSTIPSRLTNDIQLTYSAQNGRYNLSFLVSNVLDAKVMDNFNQQNPGRSFNLKLRYFLSNNP, encoded by the coding sequence ATGCGAATCTCACTTCTGTTTGTACTACTATGCTGTCAGGCCCATCTCATGGCACAGACCCTTTCAGGTGTTGTGAGAGATGGTCAGGGTCAGGCTTTACCAGGAGCCACTATTTTGCTTACAGATTCAGGTAAGGGAACAGCGGCAGACATAGATGGAAAGTTTCAATTGCTCAACCTTAAGGATGGGAAATATAAGCTCAGAGTCTCTGCTATTGGGTTTGATCCGAAAGAAACAGTCATAGAAGTGGTCAATGGAAATGTTTCACCATTGAGGGTTCAATTGACAGAAAGTAGTACAAGCCTGGAAGAGGTAGTCGTAACAGGAAAATCTGAAGCCACCCTGATTCGGGAACAGGCCTACGCAGTATCTGTAGTGGAAGCCAAAAAGCTGAAGAATTCTAGTGCAGATGTAAATCAAATTCTCAACCGTGTATCCGGTATCAATATCCGCCAAAATGGTGGAATGGGCTCCAATTTCAATTTGTCTCTCAATGGGCTATCGGGAAATCGCGTACGAACCTTCATCAATGGAATCCCCATGGATTACTTTGGGTCATCACTTAGCCTCAACAACTTCCCTGCTAATCTGATCAGTAGCATTGAGATATATAAAGGAGCTGTACCTATTCACCTGTCTTCAGATGCACTAGGTGGTTCTATCAATATTGTTACCGATTCTCGTCCTGTCAACTTTCTAGATGTTTCTTATTCTTTGGGTTCTTTCAATACCCATATCGCAGCGATCAACGGACAGTGGCACGAACCCAAGACTGGTCTAACTTTCAGAGTCAAATCCTTCTACAATCATTCTGATAATGACTACCCGATAGATATCCGTTTGCTCGACGAAGAATCAGGAAAACTTGATGACAACTACAGTGAAGTGACACGCTTTCATGATGCATATGACTCAAGAATGATATGGGCAGAAGGTGGGCTGATGGATAAAAGTTGGGCAGATGAGCTGATGATAGGTGTAGTTTTTTCTGATAACTATAAAGAATTGCAGCAAGATCCATTTGCTACAGGCACTTCATCATTTCCGGTAGGTGAGGCGACTAATCAGTCTGATATTAAGATTGTTAACTTTTCTTATCGTAAGAAGAATCTGGGCATTCGAAACCTGAATGTAAGGAGCTATGTGGTGTACTCAGATGCCAATCAGGAAAAGACAGATATCAGTACCTACAAATACAGCTGGGACGGCAGCTTCATCGAAGATGCCCATCCGACTACAGGTGAGTTGGGTAGAAAATCCCATTTCTTTCTGAATCGAAAAAACGTATTGGCGAACCTGAATGCGGAATATGAAATCAATCCTCACCACAATGTCTCACTTAACTACTCCCTCAATCGCCTGGAGCTAGTTGGAAGTGACGAATTCCAACCACAGAACAATACCCAGTTTAGCACGCCCAATACGATGAACAAACAGGTGATGGGTGCGGCCTACACCAACAAGGCATTAGACGACAGACTGAGTACCACAATTTTTGCCAAGCAGTACTTTTATCATCTGCAGTCCAACAATTCTTCCTACAGTGAAGATGAGATTAATTCCTTCGATACACGCAATAACAAAACAGGTTTTGGATTGGCCAGTACTTTTTTTATCCACCCGGGTCTCCAAATAAAAGCCTCATATGAGAGAGCCAATCGCTTCCCTGAGTCTCTGGAGATGTATGGAGATGGAGTCAGTACCATTCCTAACCCTGAACTGATTCCTGAGATTAGTGATAACTACAATCTTGGTGTTAGAATCAATAGCAGTAAGGCCAAACTCAATGGCTATGTAGCAGAAGTGAATTTGTTTGTGAGGAATTCACAGGACTACATTCGATTCGAACCTCGTATGAACCGCAGCTATTATGTCAATGACAAGAGCGTTTTGGCCTCTGGTGTGGATTTGGCTTTTAACTATTCATGGCGTGAAAAGCTGAATATAGGACTAGGAGGAACTTACCTGGACCTAAGAAACAATGATGAGGAAAGTGCACTCTATCAAGATCGATTGCCAAACGAACCTTTTCTGTTTGGAAATCTGATTATCAGCTACAGCGTCCAGAATGTATTCAGTCAGGCAAATCAATTGACACTGATGAATATCAATCGCTATGTGCATGATTTTTATCTCAAATGGCCGAGTGTGGCGTCTCAAGGAAAGTCTACCATTCCTTCTCGTCTAACCAATGATATTCAATTGACCTACAGTGCTCAGAATGGTCGTTATAATTTGTCCTTTTTGGTGTCTAATGTTCTGGATGCTAAGGTGATGGATAATTTCAATCAGCAGAATCCAGGTAGGTCTTTCAATCTGAAACTAAGATATTTTTTAAGTAACAATCCATAA
- a CDS encoding M90 family metallopeptidase — MSNRFTLKLFFGLSLFVAAMLGVGAWRHQDDLGAFALSLIAVASLGYLLFKDKDSPVFLDVWRPILQDKVQFYKELTVGEKMVFEHRIALFLSTIEVTGVDFEMDDECRVLVAASSVIPFWDLPQWEYGRLQEVLVYSGNFDENYRVGEDSRILGMVGSGGHMDRVMLLSKKALYYGFDNKTNKSHVGFHEFAHLLDKSDGEVDGIPELFLPKEKVNPWTKLVHKEMQKIRENESDIDPYGATSDSEFFAVISEYYFKRPHLLERKHADLFKMLQLIYHPQNLA, encoded by the coding sequence ATGAGCAATCGATTCACACTAAAATTATTCTTTGGCCTTTCACTTTTTGTAGCAGCGATGCTTGGGGTGGGTGCCTGGCGTCATCAGGATGATTTAGGTGCGTTTGCCCTCTCTTTAATTGCTGTGGCTTCATTGGGCTACCTATTGTTCAAGGATAAAGACAGTCCCGTTTTCCTGGATGTCTGGAGGCCTATACTACAGGATAAGGTTCAATTCTACAAAGAGCTAACTGTAGGTGAGAAAATGGTGTTTGAGCATCGCATAGCTTTGTTTTTGAGCACTATTGAAGTGACGGGTGTTGATTTCGAAATGGATGATGAATGTCGAGTACTGGTGGCTGCCAGTTCAGTGATTCCTTTTTGGGACCTACCGCAGTGGGAATATGGCCGCTTGCAAGAGGTACTTGTTTACTCTGGGAACTTTGATGAAAACTATCGAGTAGGAGAGGATTCGAGAATTCTGGGTATGGTAGGGAGTGGTGGCCATATGGATCGCGTCATGTTACTGTCAAAAAAAGCGCTCTACTATGGTTTTGATAACAAAACGAATAAATCCCACGTGGGCTTTCATGAGTTTGCTCATTTGCTAGACAAATCAGATGGTGAAGTGGATGGCATCCCCGAATTGTTTCTTCCCAAAGAAAAGGTAAACCCCTGGACCAAATTGGTTCATAAAGAAATGCAAAAAATTCGAGAGAATGAATCAGACATTGATCCCTATGGCGCGACCTCTGATTCTGAGTTTTTTGCTGTCATTTCAGAATATTACTTCAAGCGCCCTCATTTATTAGAGAGAAAACATGCAGACCTTTTTAAGATGCTGCAGTTGATCTATCATCCTCAGAATTTAGCTTAA
- a CDS encoding PepSY-associated TM helix domain-containing protein, translating to MDNRKYNVLFHLHTISGIVISALLFVIFFAGSFSFFRDEIVNWQKGHTVAQTEAIDMDLDLALDSLALRYDLKGRNLSIGKHYRERRIGVNLEASNDSTAADEAKKGSFFYLDTETQESTSYADSYSLGEFLYRLHFFAQIPHPFGYHLSGFTALFFLFALITGVLVHWDKIISNFFLFRPWAKLKTMWTDGHTVLGTIGLPFQFVYAVTGAFFMIKAVLIAPSVFVLYDGDQKKLFDDLGYGEPHYEYAYQDLESDFHLNQLVAATEADWPGFEFNHLHIFNYGDQNMHVSIEGQMNWNQQFTGPGKRIYKVATGEIVEEQSPMAAASYLEGVKNSLYRLHFGDYGGYPLRIISFLLGIVSCFVILSGVMIWLVARDKKKTPERRRRFNLWVAQVYMAVCLSMFPVTALSFHFVQIFGGGIDTIYTFYFIPWLILSAFFIIKRDIAFTNKYCLLSGSLIGFLIPMTNGIVSGNWIWIAFENGMNQVLFIDLFWLGLSVLAFYSYWKIRSDHIVAEIDIKEIIETPDKKSLLVEEMV from the coding sequence ATGGACAATAGAAAATACAACGTACTCTTTCATCTACATACGATTAGTGGGATAGTCATCTCCGCTTTGTTGTTTGTCATATTCTTTGCTGGATCCTTTTCGTTTTTCAGAGATGAAATTGTCAACTGGCAAAAGGGACATACTGTGGCACAAACTGAAGCTATCGATATGGACCTTGATCTAGCTTTGGATTCACTGGCTCTACGTTATGACCTCAAGGGAAGAAATTTGTCCATTGGCAAGCACTACAGAGAAAGAAGGATAGGAGTCAATTTGGAGGCATCCAATGATTCTACTGCTGCGGATGAGGCCAAGAAAGGAAGTTTCTTTTATTTAGACACAGAAACACAGGAGAGTACGAGCTATGCAGATTCCTATTCGCTGGGGGAGTTTCTCTATCGACTTCACTTTTTTGCTCAGATACCCCATCCATTCGGTTATCATCTGTCTGGCTTTACTGCTTTGTTTTTTCTGTTCGCATTGATCACCGGTGTACTGGTGCATTGGGATAAGATCATTAGTAACTTCTTTCTGTTCCGCCCCTGGGCCAAATTAAAAACGATGTGGACCGATGGACATACTGTTCTGGGTACGATTGGATTACCTTTTCAGTTTGTCTATGCTGTTACAGGCGCCTTTTTCATGATCAAGGCGGTATTGATAGCGCCGAGCGTATTTGTACTTTACGATGGAGATCAGAAAAAGCTTTTCGATGATTTGGGGTATGGAGAACCGCACTATGAGTACGCTTATCAGGATTTAGAAAGTGATTTTCATTTGAATCAACTGGTCGCAGCAACTGAAGCAGATTGGCCGGGTTTCGAGTTCAATCATCTCCACATCTTCAACTATGGAGACCAAAATATGCATGTGTCTATCGAAGGGCAAATGAACTGGAATCAGCAGTTTACCGGGCCTGGAAAGCGAATATATAAGGTGGCTACTGGTGAGATTGTGGAGGAGCAAAGCCCTATGGCTGCTGCATCTTATCTGGAAGGGGTGAAGAATTCTCTCTACCGTCTTCATTTTGGAGACTATGGAGGATATCCTCTGAGGATTATTTCTTTCCTATTGGGTATAGTCTCATGCTTTGTGATATTGTCTGGAGTTATGATTTGGTTGGTAGCCCGAGACAAGAAAAAAACTCCAGAACGCAGGCGTAGGTTCAATCTATGGGTAGCTCAGGTTTACATGGCCGTTTGCCTGAGTATGTTCCCTGTGACTGCATTGTCTTTTCATTTCGTCCAAATCTTTGGAGGGGGCATAGATACAATTTATACTTTTTATTTCATTCCATGGTTGATCCTCAGTGCCTTCTTCATTATCAAAAGAGATATTGCTTTCACTAACAAATATTGCTTGCTCAGTGGTAGCCTTATCGGATTTTTGATTCCAATGACCAATGGAATAGTGAGCGGAAATTGGATATGGATAGCCTTTGAAAATGGCATGAATCAGGTGTTGTTTATAGACCTGTTTTGGCTAGGATTGTCTGTATTGGCGTTTTATTCCTATTGGAAAATAAGGTCTGACCATATAGTAGCAGAAATAGACATAAAGGAGATTATAGAAACTCCTGACAAGAAATCTCTTTTGGTAGAAGAGATGGTTTAA
- a CDS encoding LysR substrate-binding domain-containing protein, with protein sequence MTLQQFEYIVALDEYRHYVTAAEHCYVSQPNLTMQVKKLEEEIGVRIFDRDKKPLQPTVIGKEIILRARQILRESRQIKEFVNHERESMEGEYTLGIIPTLAPYLLPKFLPLFLKENPKVHLKIQELQTHQIISQLENGMIDIGLLVTPLKESSLREIPVYYEPFLLYLPEDHRFIDQKLLIAEDLDPSEILVLDEGHCFRDQALSICNGAKSGSAIGFDYQSGSIEVLKNLVKNGVGYTLVPEMSVIEELESLHVKRFSSPEPVREVSIVVHNSFIKESILERLKTVIQKLVPERLLEPQAVVDMGSF encoded by the coding sequence ATGACATTACAGCAATTTGAATATATCGTAGCTCTGGATGAGTATCGTCATTATGTGACAGCAGCTGAGCACTGTTATGTTTCACAGCCTAACCTGACGATGCAGGTGAAAAAGCTAGAAGAGGAAATTGGAGTGAGAATATTCGACCGAGATAAAAAGCCCCTGCAGCCGACGGTTATTGGCAAAGAAATCATTCTTAGAGCTCGACAAATTTTAAGAGAGTCCAGACAAATCAAGGAATTTGTCAATCATGAAAGGGAATCGATGGAGGGAGAGTATACCCTTGGCATTATACCCACATTGGCTCCTTATCTCTTACCAAAATTTTTACCTCTGTTCTTAAAGGAAAACCCCAAGGTTCATTTGAAAATTCAGGAATTGCAGACACATCAGATCATTTCTCAATTAGAAAATGGAATGATTGATATTGGTTTATTGGTGACCCCCCTTAAAGAATCTTCTCTTAGAGAGATCCCCGTTTATTATGAGCCCTTCCTTTTGTATCTACCGGAGGATCATAGGTTTATTGATCAAAAACTACTAATAGCAGAAGATCTGGATCCAAGTGAAATACTGGTGTTAGATGAGGGACATTGCTTTAGGGATCAGGCTTTGTCTATCTGTAATGGTGCCAAGAGTGGTTCAGCGATTGGGTTCGATTACCAAAGCGGATCTATTGAGGTCCTCAAGAATCTGGTCAAGAATGGGGTAGGTTATACTTTAGTACCTGAAATGTCAGTAATTGAGGAATTGGAATCCTTACATGTCAAACGTTTTTCTAGTCCCGAACCTGTGCGAGAAGTAAGTATAGTAGTCCACAATAGCTTTATAAAAGAGTCCATATTAGAAAGATTAAAAACTGTAATTCAAAAGTTGGTCCCGGAAAGACTATTAGAACCACAGGCTGTTGTGGATATGGGTTCCTTCTAG
- a CDS encoding DUF4374 domain-containing protein: MKKQLLQIIVGVIAAGLTFTSCIEDDGGSINSAFFVGVEAESGTDVIVGVDDLSTGVISPIGTGVEQPAWMSFYQMGNTMLACGYTSDNLTTGYRMVDTVFTEVGSLVTELGIYGMTEVDDKTAIAVGVTRSGFEPRVFYFIDLESMSITRKVSSKIDERQEEGLVAWPTGMVVQGNKFFVSYYLMGAGELEDVPAFATPNSNQARVAVYSYPELEFEKIITDDRTTDIGVYSGERAILETEGGDLYTYSTSALANGFLPTPDNPSGFLRIISGSTEFDSDYFFNFEEKSGGYKLNNVVYAGNGKAVVRMAKEDDTNPDYKWATYGPNIEAELAICEMAIVDLENQSITKLDIPAHGGEWGMANLVYDGKVYVNVSTADEAHIYEIDPQTATAVKGAKINGNWAKGFAVLKD, encoded by the coding sequence ATGAAAAAGCAATTATTACAAATCATAGTGGGCGTGATTGCCGCAGGTCTAACTTTTACTTCGTGCATAGAAGATGATGGTGGGTCCATCAATTCAGCCTTTTTTGTAGGGGTAGAAGCTGAGTCAGGAACAGATGTTATTGTTGGGGTGGATGACCTTAGCACTGGAGTGATTTCTCCTATCGGTACAGGGGTAGAGCAGCCTGCATGGATGTCCTTTTACCAAATGGGAAATACGATGTTGGCCTGTGGATATACCAGCGATAACTTGACCACTGGCTATAGAATGGTAGATACAGTCTTTACTGAAGTGGGTTCTTTGGTAACGGAACTGGGTATCTATGGTATGACTGAGGTGGATGATAAAACCGCGATTGCAGTAGGAGTGACACGTTCTGGGTTTGAGCCTCGAGTATTCTACTTTATCGATCTGGAAAGTATGTCTATCACCAGAAAGGTAAGCAGTAAAATCGATGAAAGACAGGAAGAAGGCCTGGTGGCTTGGCCTACAGGTATGGTTGTTCAGGGCAATAAATTCTTCGTGTCCTATTACCTCATGGGTGCTGGCGAATTGGAGGATGTTCCCGCCTTTGCTACACCTAATTCTAATCAGGCGAGAGTAGCAGTTTATTCTTACCCAGAACTAGAATTCGAAAAGATCATCACAGATGACCGAACCACAGATATTGGTGTTTATTCGGGTGAAAGAGCGATCCTGGAGACTGAAGGTGGTGACTTATACACCTATTCTACTTCAGCTCTTGCCAATGGATTTCTGCCTACTCCGGATAACCCATCTGGCTTCTTGAGAATCATCAGTGGTTCAACAGAGTTTGATAGCGACTACTTCTTCAATTTTGAAGAAAAGAGTGGGGGATATAAGTTGAACAATGTGGTGTATGCTGGAAATGGAAAAGCGGTGGTTAGAATGGCGAAGGAAGACGACACCAATCCTGATTACAAATGGGCTACCTATGGTCCTAACATAGAAGCTGAACTGGCCATTTGTGAAATGGCCATAGTTGACCTTGAAAACCAAAGCATCACAAAGTTGGATATTCCTGCTCATGGTGGTGAATGGGGCATGGCCAATCTGGTGTACGATGGTAAGGTGTATGTCAATGTCAGTACGGCAGATGAAGCACATATCTATGAGATCGATCCGCAGACAGCTACTGCTGTTAAGGGAGCCAAGATCAATGGCAATTGGGCCAAAGGTTTCGCAGTGCTTAAAGATTAA
- a CDS encoding DUF4198 domain-containing protein: MKRIILSMALMIGVCQISFAHFMWIETEATGKQGVTQEIKVYFGEYNYGVYEEVGGESFDKMKDFQLWVVDPAGKKQVLTTEARDKYYLARYTPQTEGTFTVILDNDQIDVVDYSQYDFGIFKTHYHAMAEINVGGEASLTADQNESGLSIQRVPSDDDTVKLQLSFLGKPLAESEVSVFISDQWKKEIYTDKEGFVTFTLPWSTKYIVGVTKKEEVPGQFRGEDYEFVWNCVTYCINN, from the coding sequence ATGAAGAGAATCATTTTAAGTATGGCCTTGATGATTGGCGTTTGCCAGATCTCATTTGCCCATTTTATGTGGATCGAAACGGAAGCAACCGGAAAACAAGGCGTGACGCAGGAGATCAAAGTCTACTTTGGAGAATACAACTATGGCGTATACGAAGAGGTAGGAGGAGAGTCATTTGATAAAATGAAGGATTTCCAGCTTTGGGTGGTAGATCCTGCAGGTAAAAAGCAAGTATTGACTACAGAAGCACGTGACAAGTACTATCTAGCCAGATATACGCCTCAAACTGAAGGAACCTTCACTGTCATCCTGGACAATGATCAGATCGATGTGGTAGACTATTCGCAATACGATTTTGGGATATTCAAAACGCACTACCATGCCATGGCAGAAATCAATGTGGGTGGAGAAGCTAGCCTAACAGCTGATCAGAATGAAAGCGGCTTATCCATTCAGCGAGTGCCATCAGACGATGACACAGTGAAGTTACAACTTTCATTCTTAGGTAAACCTTTAGCTGAGAGTGAAGTGTCGGTTTTTATCTCAGACCAATGGAAAAAAGAGATTTATACGGACAAAGAGGGTTTTGTCACCTTCACCTTACCGTGGAGTACCAAGTACATCGTAGGGGTGACCAAAAAAGAAGAGGTCCCTGGACAGTTCCGTGGCGAAGACTATGAGTTTGTTTGGAACTGTGTGACCTATTGCATTAACAACTAA
- the katG gene encoding catalase/peroxidase HPI yields MGNNNNGESKCPFHGATQNQAAGGGTRNNDWWPNQLNVKILRQNSSLSNPMDEDFDYAEAFKKLDYKGIKKDLTDLMTDSQDWWPADFGHYGPFMIRMAWHSAGTYRTGDGRGGGGTGMQRFAPLNSWPDNTNLDKARRLLWPIKQKYGSKISWADLMILAGNVALESMGFKTFGFAGGRADVWEPEEDVYWGTEQEWLDDKRYTGERDLENTLAAVQMGLIYVNPEGPNGNPDPLLAAKDIRETFGRMAMNDEETVALIAGGHSFGKTHGAGDTALVGPEPEAAGIEEQGLGWTSSHGTGKGPDAITGGPEVTWTTTPTQWSNNFFENLFSYEWELTKSPAGAQQWVAKNADGTIPDAFDPAKKHAPTMLTTDLSLRFDPEYEKISRRFYENPDEFADAFARAWFKLTHRDMGPKVRFLGPEVPDEELLWMDPIPAVDHELISHSDAESLKSKILASGLTVSELVSTAWASASTYRGSDMRGGANGARIRLAPQKDWEVNNPTQLSKVLTTLEDIQSEFNGSGKKVSLADLIVLAGSAGLEKAAKDAGHDVKVPFTPGRMDATQEQTDVDSFGFLEPYADGFRNYMKSKFAISAEEMLIDKAQLLTLTAPEMTVLVGGLRALDANWDGSKHGVFTDKPGALTNDYFVNLLDMSTEWKAIDGDDLFEGKDRKSGAVKYTGTRVDLIFGSNSELRAVAEVYASSDSKEKFVKDFVAAWTKVMNLDRFDLK; encoded by the coding sequence ATGGGAAACAACAATAATGGTGAAAGCAAATGCCCATTTCACGGAGCGACTCAAAATCAGGCAGCTGGTGGGGGTACCAGAAACAATGACTGGTGGCCCAATCAATTGAATGTAAAAATACTTCGACAAAACTCTTCCCTATCCAACCCCATGGATGAGGATTTTGACTATGCCGAAGCGTTCAAAAAACTGGACTATAAAGGCATCAAAAAAGATTTAACAGATCTAATGACTGATTCGCAAGACTGGTGGCCTGCGGATTTTGGACACTACGGTCCGTTCATGATCCGAATGGCATGGCACAGTGCAGGTACTTACAGAACAGGTGATGGTCGTGGCGGTGGAGGTACAGGTATGCAGCGCTTTGCACCATTGAACAGTTGGCCTGACAATACCAACCTGGACAAAGCCCGAAGACTGCTATGGCCAATCAAACAAAAATACGGATCAAAAATATCCTGGGCAGACCTCATGATCCTGGCAGGTAATGTAGCCCTTGAATCCATGGGCTTCAAAACCTTTGGATTTGCAGGTGGTCGTGCAGACGTATGGGAGCCTGAAGAGGACGTGTACTGGGGTACCGAACAGGAATGGCTCGATGACAAACGCTATACTGGCGAAAGAGATCTGGAAAACACACTCGCAGCTGTACAAATGGGACTGATCTATGTGAACCCAGAAGGCCCTAATGGAAACCCTGATCCATTACTAGCTGCCAAGGATATCCGAGAGACTTTTGGTCGAATGGCCATGAACGATGAAGAAACGGTCGCATTGATCGCTGGTGGTCACAGTTTCGGCAAAACCCATGGTGCCGGAGATACAGCATTGGTAGGCCCAGAACCTGAAGCCGCAGGAATTGAAGAACAAGGTTTAGGTTGGACCAGTAGTCATGGAACTGGTAAAGGTCCTGATGCCATTACTGGCGGACCGGAGGTTACCTGGACTACTACTCCGACTCAGTGGAGCAACAACTTCTTCGAGAACCTATTCAGCTACGAGTGGGAGTTGACCAAGAGCCCTGCAGGTGCTCAGCAGTGGGTGGCCAAAAATGCGGATGGTACAATTCCGGATGCTTTTGACCCAGCCAAAAAACATGCACCGACCATGCTGACAACAGACCTTTCTTTGAGATTTGATCCTGAGTATGAAAAGATTTCAAGGAGGTTCTATGAGAATCCAGACGAATTTGCAGATGCATTTGCGAGAGCCTGGTTCAAGCTGACGCATAGAGACATGGGACCAAAAGTGAGATTCTTAGGACCTGAAGTGCCTGATGAAGAGCTGCTTTGGATGGATCCTATTCCTGCAGTAGATCACGAATTGATCAGCCACAGTGATGCGGAATCTTTGAAAAGCAAAATTTTAGCCAGTGGGTTGACTGTTTCTGAACTGGTCTCAACCGCATGGGCTTCTGCCTCTACCTACAGAGGATCAGACATGCGAGGAGGTGCCAATGGCGCTAGAATTAGACTTGCTCCTCAAAAAGATTGGGAAGTCAACAACCCCACTCAATTGAGTAAAGTTTTGACCACTTTAGAAGATATTCAGAGCGAATTCAACGGCTCAGGTAAAAAAGTATCTTTGGCTGATTTGATCGTTTTGGCTGGATCTGCCGGGTTAGAAAAGGCAGCCAAGGATGCCGGACATGATGTCAAAGTGCCATTTACTCCGGGTCGTATGGATGCCACTCAAGAACAAACCGATGTAGATTCATTTGGCTTCCTAGAACCGTATGCCGATGGATTCAGGAATTACATGAAAAGCAAGTTTGCCATATCAGCAGAAGAAATGTTGATAGACAAGGCGCAACTGCTGACCCTGACTGCTCCTGAGATGACGGTATTGGTAGGTGGTCTGCGTGCGCTGGATGCCAACTGGGATGGATCGAAACATGGCGTCTTCACTGACAAACCTGGCGCTCTAACGAATGACTATTTCGTGAATCTACTCGATATGAGTACTGAATGGAAAGCCATTGATGGAGATGACCTATTTGAAGGAAAAGACAGAAAGTCTGGTGCTGTTAAATACACAGGCACACGTGTCGATCTGATATTTGGTTCTAATTCTGAATTGAGAGCTGTGGCTGAAGTCTACGCCTCATCAGATTCCAAAGAAAAATTCGTTAAGGATTTTGTAGCCGCTTGGACTAAGGTGATGAACCTGGACCGGTTTGACTTGAAATAA